Proteins encoded within one genomic window of Mycolicibacterium monacense:
- a CDS encoding class-III pyridoxal-phosphate-dependent aminotransferase, with the protein MYDYGTFSFESKTQVLDRAKAFWNPDKTQFWTDAGVDLVIDRREDYFLWDMGGRRLIDMHLNGGTYNLGHRNPEVMQAVSQGMEIFDVGNHHFPSVARTALAQRLVETAPASISKVAFGSGGGEAIDIALKSARHATGRRKIVSIIKAYHGHTGLAVATGDERFAKLFLSDRPDEFIQVPFGDVAAMEQALKGNDVAAVIMETIPATYGFPLPPPGYLEAVYALTQKYGSLYIADEVQTGLMRTGELWAITKHGIEPDILVTGKGLSGGVYPITAALLGDRAAQWLDQDGFAHISTFGGAELGCVAAIKTLEITTRPEVRSMVHYIADIFDNGLRRIQADYPDWFIGIRQNGVVIGLEFDHPEGAKFVMRELYENGVWAIFSTLDPRVLQFKPGLLLGRDLCEDVLDRLEVAVGRAMTAARKGRP; encoded by the coding sequence GTGTACGACTACGGCACGTTCTCGTTCGAGTCCAAGACTCAGGTGCTGGACCGGGCGAAGGCGTTCTGGAATCCGGACAAGACGCAGTTCTGGACAGACGCCGGCGTCGACCTGGTGATCGACCGCAGGGAGGACTACTTCCTGTGGGACATGGGCGGTCGCCGGCTCATCGACATGCACCTCAACGGCGGCACCTACAACCTCGGGCACCGCAATCCCGAAGTCATGCAAGCCGTTTCGCAGGGCATGGAGATCTTCGACGTCGGTAACCACCACTTCCCGTCGGTGGCGCGCACCGCGCTGGCCCAACGCCTGGTGGAGACCGCACCCGCTTCGATCAGCAAGGTGGCCTTCGGCTCCGGCGGCGGGGAGGCGATCGACATCGCGCTCAAGAGCGCCCGCCACGCCACCGGACGCCGCAAGATCGTGTCGATCATCAAGGCCTACCACGGCCACACCGGCCTGGCGGTCGCGACCGGTGACGAGCGCTTCGCCAAACTGTTCCTCTCCGACCGGCCCGACGAGTTCATCCAGGTGCCGTTCGGCGACGTCGCCGCGATGGAACAGGCGCTCAAAGGCAACGACGTCGCAGCGGTCATCATGGAGACCATCCCCGCGACGTACGGATTCCCGCTTCCCCCACCGGGTTACCTCGAAGCGGTCTACGCCCTGACCCAGAAGTACGGCTCCCTCTACATCGCCGACGAGGTCCAGACCGGGCTGATGCGCACCGGCGAACTGTGGGCGATCACCAAACACGGCATCGAACCGGACATCCTCGTCACCGGTAAGGGACTCTCCGGCGGCGTGTACCCGATCACCGCGGCGCTGCTCGGTGACCGGGCCGCCCAGTGGCTCGACCAGGACGGCTTCGCCCACATCTCCACCTTCGGCGGCGCCGAACTGGGTTGTGTCGCAGCGATCAAGACCCTCGAGATCACCACCCGGCCCGAGGTGCGGTCGATGGTGCACTACATCGCCGACATCTTCGACAACGGACTGCGCCGCATCCAGGCCGACTATCCGGACTGGTTCATCGGGATCCGGCAGAACGGGGTCGTGATCGGGCTGGAGTTCGACCACCCCGAGGGCGCCAAGTTCGTGATGCGTGAACTCTACGAGAACGGCGTGTGGGCGATCTTCTCCACGCTCGATCCCCGTGTGCTGCAGTTCAAACCGGGTCTGCTGCTCGGCCGTGACCTGTGCGAGGACGTACTGGACCGGCTGGAGGTCGCGGTGGGCCGGGCGATGACGGCGGCCAGGAAGGGACGACCGTGA
- a CDS encoding aldehyde dehydrogenase family protein — protein MLERARWAARAYADYDQAAVSAITTAVADAAYGAAERFAAEAVAETGMGVVADKVIKNRACSRGILDYYRGQDFVSPRVDTVNKIVEIPRPAGVVLALTPTTNPVSTVYFKVLLALMTRNAVVVAPHPRAKQSSADAARLLADAAVAAGAPDGIVQVVEEPSIPLVEALMADERTDVIVATGGTGVVRAAYSSGTPALGVGPGNVPVLVDASADITAAAKRIVDSKAFDNSVLCTNESVLIVEDSVADALRSAMTRAGAHILDADATERLRAYMFADGHLNTDVVGRDAAWIAGQAGIRVTPKTRVLVAPFDHVISEEMLAHEKLSPVIGMTTVPDAARGIRAARAVVRIGGAGHSAAIHSENASVITEFATQVPVLRVSVNVGNSTGSSGLETNLAPSMTIGTGFVGRSSIGENLRPDNLMNWARIAYNSAPGVAMPSFAGIDPWRSPAGPVPEYPCASNDRGAPPVSPSRSAPAARRAADPSIEALRAELRALVVEELAQLIKR, from the coding sequence ATGCTCGAGCGCGCCCGATGGGCGGCACGGGCATACGCCGACTACGACCAGGCCGCCGTTTCGGCCATCACCACCGCCGTCGCCGACGCCGCGTACGGCGCGGCCGAGCGGTTCGCCGCCGAGGCCGTCGCCGAGACCGGGATGGGCGTCGTCGCCGACAAGGTGATCAAGAACCGGGCCTGCTCCCGCGGCATCCTGGACTACTACCGCGGACAGGACTTCGTCTCCCCGCGGGTGGATACGGTCAACAAGATCGTCGAGATCCCGCGGCCGGCAGGCGTGGTGCTGGCGCTGACCCCCACGACCAACCCCGTCTCGACGGTGTACTTCAAGGTGCTGCTGGCCCTGATGACGCGCAACGCCGTCGTCGTCGCACCGCATCCGCGGGCCAAACAGTCTTCGGCCGATGCCGCCCGCCTGCTCGCCGACGCCGCCGTCGCGGCGGGTGCCCCCGACGGCATCGTCCAGGTGGTCGAGGAACCGTCGATCCCACTGGTCGAGGCGTTGATGGCCGATGAGCGCACCGACGTCATCGTCGCCACCGGCGGCACCGGTGTGGTGCGGGCCGCGTACTCGTCGGGCACCCCGGCACTCGGTGTCGGACCGGGCAACGTGCCCGTACTCGTCGACGCCAGCGCCGACATCACCGCGGCCGCCAAGCGCATCGTCGACAGCAAGGCGTTCGACAACTCGGTGTTGTGCACCAACGAGTCGGTGTTGATCGTCGAGGACTCGGTCGCCGATGCACTGCGCTCGGCGATGACCCGCGCCGGTGCGCACATCCTCGACGCCGACGCCACAGAACGCCTGCGCGCCTACATGTTCGCCGACGGTCACCTCAACACCGACGTGGTCGGGCGCGACGCCGCGTGGATCGCCGGGCAGGCCGGGATCCGGGTGACACCGAAGACGCGCGTGCTCGTCGCCCCGTTCGACCACGTGATCAGCGAGGAGATGCTCGCCCACGAGAAGCTCTCGCCGGTGATCGGGATGACGACGGTGCCCGATGCCGCGCGCGGCATCCGCGCCGCCCGCGCGGTGGTGCGCATCGGCGGCGCCGGCCACTCGGCGGCCATCCACAGCGAAAATGCCTCTGTCATCACCGAATTCGCCACCCAGGTGCCGGTGCTGCGGGTGTCGGTCAACGTCGGCAACAGCACCGGCAGCTCGGGCCTGGAGACCAACCTGGCACCGTCGATGACGATCGGCACCGGCTTCGTCGGCCGCAGCTCCATCGGTGAGAACCTGCGCCCCGACAACCTGATGAACTGGGCCCGCATCGCCTACAACAGTGCGCCCGGGGTGGCCATGCCGAGCTTCGCGGGCATCGACCCGTGGCGTTCACCGGCCGGACCGGTGCCCGAATATCCCTGCGCCTCCAACGATCGCGGCGCACCGCCGGTGTCCCCGTCACGCAGCGCCCCGGCGGCACGCCGCGCGGCCGACCCGAGCATCGAGGCCCTGCGTGCCGAACTGCGGGCGCTGGTCGTCGAAGAGCTCGCACAACTGATCAAGAGGTGA
- a CDS encoding BMC domain-containing protein: MAELRSFIFIDRLQPQTMSYLGTWIKGALPRANMAAQIIEVAPGLDIEGITDVALKHAEVKAGILVVERQFGYLEFHGETGAVKAAADAALESLHQEADSAVRPTILASRIISSIDHQHAFLINRNKIGSMVLAGESLFVLEVAPASYAILATNEAEKAADIKVVDFRMIGATGRVYLSGTEADIRQAAEAARDALARSTV, translated from the coding sequence GTGGCTGAACTGCGTTCCTTCATCTTCATCGATCGGCTTCAGCCGCAGACGATGTCGTACCTGGGCACCTGGATCAAGGGCGCCCTGCCGCGGGCGAACATGGCCGCCCAGATCATCGAGGTGGCCCCGGGGCTGGACATCGAGGGCATCACCGACGTGGCGCTCAAACACGCGGAGGTCAAGGCCGGGATCCTCGTGGTCGAGCGGCAGTTCGGCTATCTGGAGTTCCACGGTGAGACGGGCGCGGTGAAGGCCGCCGCCGACGCCGCGCTCGAATCCCTGCACCAGGAGGCGGATTCGGCGGTGCGGCCGACGATCCTGGCGTCGCGCATCATCTCCAGCATCGACCACCAGCACGCCTTCCTGATCAACCGCAACAAGATCGGCTCGATGGTGCTGGCCGGTGAGTCGCTGTTCGTTCTCGAGGTCGCCCCGGCGTCGTACGCGATCCTGGCGACCAACGAGGCCGAGAAGGCCGCCGACATCAAGGTCGTCGACTTCCGGATGATCGGCGCGACCGGACGGGTCTACCTGTCGGGCACCGAGGCCGACATCCGCCAGGCCGCCGAGGCGGCTCGGGACGCCCTCGCCCGGAGCACCGTGTGA
- a CDS encoding APC family permease, with protein MADQAVTPQKTPAQGVQRLKRNAVGTLGVIFMAVATAAPITAMVGNVPIAVGFGNGSHAPAGYLVATIVLGLFAIGYATMAKHITATGAFYGYISHGLGRIVGMASGLLITMAYIVFEASLIGIFAFFFKNFLSSQFGVDVHWIIPALLMLALNAILTYFDVNLTAKVLGVFLVTEIVMLALGALAVLFQGGGPEGFVVAETLNPIGAFTPAAIAGASAGLGLFFAFWSWVGFESTAMYGEESKDPKRIIPRATMIAVLGVGLFYVFVSWMAIAGTGPSKALELAQDADTSSEIFFGPVRSTYGEWAITLFNILLVTGSFACGMAFHNCASRYLYALGREGLSSGLQKTLGATHHKHGSPYIASFVQSGIALILVLGFFAAGMDPYVHMYTLLAILGTMAILIVQSLCAFAVIAYFHFHKEHPSSAHWFKTFLAPLMGGIGMLYVVYLLWEHKESAAGTASGTLLFKLTPWIVVAIFVFGAAMATYFKYRDARRYDLIGRIVYDDSEIRD; from the coding sequence ATGGCGGATCAAGCCGTTACACCACAGAAAACACCAGCTCAAGGCGTGCAACGACTGAAGCGGAACGCCGTGGGGACACTCGGCGTGATCTTCATGGCGGTAGCCACCGCAGCGCCGATCACCGCAATGGTCGGCAACGTCCCGATCGCCGTCGGCTTCGGAAACGGTTCGCACGCGCCGGCGGGTTATCTCGTCGCGACCATCGTGCTCGGGCTGTTCGCGATCGGCTACGCGACCATGGCCAAGCACATCACCGCCACCGGCGCCTTCTACGGCTACATCTCCCACGGGCTGGGCCGCATCGTCGGGATGGCCAGCGGGCTGCTGATCACGATGGCCTACATCGTGTTCGAGGCGTCGCTGATCGGCATCTTCGCGTTCTTCTTCAAGAACTTCCTGTCGTCGCAGTTCGGCGTCGACGTCCACTGGATCATCCCGGCGCTGCTCATGTTGGCACTCAACGCGATCCTGACCTACTTCGACGTCAACCTGACGGCGAAGGTGCTCGGTGTCTTCCTGGTCACCGAGATCGTCATGCTCGCCCTCGGTGCACTCGCCGTGCTGTTCCAGGGCGGCGGCCCGGAGGGCTTCGTCGTCGCCGAGACGCTGAACCCGATCGGCGCGTTCACCCCGGCCGCGATCGCCGGCGCCAGCGCGGGCCTCGGCCTGTTCTTCGCGTTCTGGTCGTGGGTCGGCTTCGAGTCCACCGCCATGTACGGCGAGGAGTCCAAGGACCCGAAGCGAATCATCCCGCGCGCCACCATGATCGCGGTTCTGGGCGTCGGCCTGTTCTACGTGTTCGTGTCGTGGATGGCGATCGCGGGCACCGGCCCCTCAAAGGCGCTGGAACTCGCGCAGGACGCCGACACGTCGTCGGAGATCTTCTTCGGCCCGGTGCGCAGCACCTACGGCGAGTGGGCGATCACGCTGTTCAACATCCTGCTGGTGACCGGTTCGTTCGCCTGCGGTATGGCCTTCCACAACTGTGCCTCCCGCTACCTGTACGCACTCGGGCGTGAGGGTCTGTCGAGCGGCCTGCAGAAGACCCTGGGCGCCACCCACCACAAGCACGGTTCGCCCTACATCGCGTCGTTCGTGCAGAGCGGTATCGCGCTGATCCTGGTCCTCGGGTTCTTCGCCGCGGGCATGGATCCGTACGTGCACATGTACACGCTGCTGGCGATCCTGGGCACCATGGCCATCCTGATCGTGCAGTCGCTGTGTGCGTTCGCGGTGATCGCCTACTTCCACTTCCACAAGGAACACCCGTCCAGCGCACACTGGTTCAAGACGTTCCTGGCTCCGCTGATGGGCGGCATCGGCATGCTCTACGTCGTCTACCTGCTGTGGGAACACAAGGAGTCGGCGGCAGGGACCGCGTCGGGCACCCTGCTGTTCAAGCTGACGCCGTGGATCGTGGTGGCGATCTTCGTCTTCGGGGCGGCCATGGCCACGTACTTCAAGTACCGTGACGCCCGCCGCTACGACCTGATCGGGCGGATCGTCTACGACGACAGCGAGATTCGGGACTAA
- a CDS encoding alpha/beta hydrolase: MTVRPDTRYPGPTLWSRARWLLNAKPADHMLAMSVASASLPVIGKHLEPLGALAAMGVWGYRQMPELLSASAKSWFDPGNAEVRQRERDMTHEVSHQALRGVVPASDLAIDWPAPEKVPPLWKTFEHRRNVHKSSVRYGPLPSQLLDVWRPKELPAEPAPVLVFVPGGAWVHGSRLLQGYAMMSHLAEMGWVCLSIDYRVAPHNPWPAHLHDVKTAIAWARANVDKFGGDRNFVAIAGASAGGHLAALAGLTINDPEMQCELPEGSDTSVDAVVGIYGRYDWEDRSTAERARFVDFLERVVVRRKISRHPELFRKASPMAQVHSEAPPFLVIHGSGDSVIPVWQARSFVDKLKAKSRSVVSYMELPGAGHGFDMIDGARTGSMATAIGLFLNQIHKNRTLVGAREVI; this comes from the coding sequence ATGACGGTACGACCGGACACCCGGTACCCCGGTCCGACATTGTGGTCCCGCGCAAGGTGGTTACTCAACGCCAAACCAGCTGACCACATGCTCGCGATGAGCGTGGCCTCGGCTTCGCTGCCGGTCATCGGCAAACACCTCGAACCCCTCGGCGCGCTCGCCGCGATGGGCGTGTGGGGTTACCGGCAGATGCCGGAGTTGCTCTCGGCGTCGGCGAAGTCGTGGTTCGACCCCGGAAATGCCGAAGTTCGCCAGCGTGAGCGCGATATGACCCACGAGGTCTCGCATCAGGCGCTGCGCGGGGTCGTCCCCGCGTCCGACCTCGCGATCGACTGGCCGGCGCCCGAGAAGGTGCCGCCGCTGTGGAAGACATTCGAACACCGCCGCAACGTGCACAAGTCCTCGGTGCGCTATGGGCCGCTGCCCTCGCAGCTGCTCGATGTGTGGCGCCCGAAGGAGCTGCCGGCCGAACCCGCCCCGGTGCTGGTCTTCGTCCCCGGCGGCGCGTGGGTGCACGGCAGCCGCCTGCTGCAGGGGTACGCGATGATGTCGCACCTGGCCGAGATGGGATGGGTCTGCCTGTCCATCGACTACCGGGTGGCACCGCACAATCCGTGGCCGGCCCACCTGCACGACGTCAAGACCGCGATCGCGTGGGCGCGCGCCAACGTGGACAAGTTCGGCGGTGACCGCAACTTCGTGGCGATCGCCGGCGCATCGGCCGGTGGCCACCTCGCCGCGCTGGCCGGCCTGACGATCAACGACCCGGAGATGCAGTGTGAGCTGCCGGAGGGGTCGGACACCTCGGTGGACGCGGTGGTCGGCATCTACGGCCGCTACGACTGGGAGGACCGGTCCACCGCCGAGCGGGCCCGCTTCGTCGACTTCCTCGAACGGGTCGTGGTGAGGCGCAAGATCTCTCGGCATCCCGAACTGTTCCGCAAGGCATCGCCGATGGCGCAGGTGCACTCCGAGGCGCCGCCGTTCCTGGTGATCCACGGCAGCGGTGACAGCGTGATCCCGGTGTGGCAGGCCCGCAGCTTCGTCGACAAACTCAAGGCCAAGTCGAGGTCGGTGGTCAGCTATATGGAACTGCCGGGTGCCGGGCACGGGTTCGACATGATCGACGGCGCCCGCACGGGGTCGATGGCCACCGCAATCGGGTTGTTCCTCAACCAGATTCACAAGAACCGTACCCTGGTCGGCGCGCGAGAGGTTATATAG
- a CDS encoding alpha/beta hydrolase, translating into MPNTHIHAFHPDLRSVARYIPRQVITPVTLPVVRMVTRLQGKRTPKDIEELTLSSGVRVRLFRPTGVPVPAPALLWIHGGGYVIGTAAQDDELCRRFCRELGITVASVDYRLAPEHPYPTPVEDCYDALTWMARLPAVDPKRVAIGGASAGGGLAASLALLTRDRGEIEPVAQLLVYPMIDDRTVERQGLDHPGHRLWNQASNKFGWSAYLGDADPDVAVPARREDLAGLPPAWVGVGTLDLFHDEDLAYAERLRAAGVPCQVEVVQGAFHGFDGVLPKADVSRAFFRSQCDTLRQAFASG; encoded by the coding sequence ATGCCGAACACGCACATCCACGCGTTCCACCCCGACCTGCGCAGCGTCGCCCGCTACATCCCGCGACAGGTGATCACCCCGGTGACGCTGCCGGTGGTGCGGATGGTGACGAGGCTGCAGGGCAAGCGCACCCCGAAGGACATCGAGGAGCTCACGCTGTCCTCGGGCGTGCGGGTCCGGCTGTTCCGCCCGACCGGGGTGCCGGTCCCGGCGCCCGCGCTGCTGTGGATCCACGGCGGCGGCTACGTCATCGGCACGGCCGCACAGGACGACGAACTGTGCCGACGGTTCTGCCGGGAACTCGGGATCACCGTCGCCTCGGTGGATTACCGGCTGGCGCCCGAACACCCCTACCCCACCCCGGTCGAGGACTGCTACGACGCGTTGACGTGGATGGCCCGGCTGCCGGCGGTGGACCCGAAGCGGGTGGCGATCGGCGGGGCCAGCGCAGGCGGCGGGCTGGCCGCCTCACTGGCCCTGCTCACCCGCGACCGCGGTGAGATCGAGCCGGTGGCACAGCTTTTGGTGTATCCGATGATCGACGACCGCACCGTCGAGCGCCAGGGCCTGGACCACCCCGGCCACCGGCTGTGGAACCAGGCCAGCAACAAGTTCGGCTGGTCGGCCTATCTCGGTGACGCCGATCCCGACGTCGCGGTGCCCGCCCGCCGGGAGGATCTGGCGGGCCTGCCGCCCGCGTGGGTGGGTGTCGGCACCCTGGACCTGTTCCACGACGAGGATCTGGCGTACGCCGAGCGGTTGCGGGCCGCCGGCGTGCCGTGCCAGGTCGAGGTGGTCCAGGGTGCCTTCCACGGATTCGACGGAGTCCTGCCGAAGGCCGACGTGTCGCGGGCGTTCTTCCGAAGCCAGTGCGACACCCTCCGGCAGGCCTTCGCCTCCGGTTAG
- a CDS encoding WS/DGAT/MGAT family O-acyltransferase — MKRLSGWDAFLLYSETPTVHMHTLKLAVIQLDDLGGRNFGVEEFRQVIHSRLYKLDPFRYELVDIPFKFHHPMWRENCEVDLEYHIRPYRVESPGGRRQLDEAVGRIASTPLDRSRPLWEMYFIEGLADGRIAVLGKIHHALADGIASANLMARGMDLQSGPQRDRDSYATDPPPGRGELVRSAFRDHLRQIGKLPATWRYTAEGLQRVRRSNRKLSPELTRPFTPPPSFMNHKVDGVRKFATATLALADIKQTAKHLGVTLNDLVLALSAGALRQLSLRYDGHADHPLLASVPVSFDFNPDRISGNYFTGVLVCIPVQVEDPLQRVQECHKAAASAKEGHHLIGPELVSRWSSYFPPAPAEALFRWLANKDGQNKVLNLPISNVPGPRERGRVGGALVTEIYSVGPLTTGSGLNITVWSYVDQLNISVLSDGATLEDPHELTDAMVEAFVEIRTAAGLSDELTVVETAMAP, encoded by the coding sequence GTGAAACGGCTCAGTGGGTGGGACGCGTTCTTGCTGTACAGCGAGACACCCACGGTGCACATGCACACCCTCAAGCTGGCGGTGATCCAGCTCGACGATCTGGGCGGCCGCAACTTCGGCGTCGAGGAGTTCCGGCAGGTCATCCACAGCCGGCTCTACAAACTCGACCCGTTCCGGTACGAGCTCGTCGACATCCCGTTCAAGTTCCACCACCCGATGTGGCGGGAGAACTGCGAGGTCGACCTCGAATACCACATCCGCCCGTACCGCGTCGAAAGTCCAGGCGGCCGCAGGCAACTCGACGAAGCGGTGGGCCGCATCGCGAGCACCCCGTTGGACCGCAGCCGACCGCTGTGGGAGATGTACTTCATCGAGGGGCTGGCCGACGGCAGGATCGCCGTGCTCGGCAAGATCCACCACGCGCTCGCCGACGGCATCGCCTCGGCCAACCTCATGGCGCGCGGGATGGATCTGCAATCCGGTCCGCAGCGCGACCGCGACTCCTACGCCACCGATCCGCCTCCGGGCCGTGGTGAGCTGGTCCGCAGCGCGTTCCGCGACCACCTGCGCCAGATCGGCAAGCTGCCGGCCACCTGGCGCTACACCGCCGAGGGTCTGCAACGCGTCCGGCGCAGCAACCGTAAACTCTCACCCGAGTTGACCCGGCCGTTCACCCCACCCCCGTCGTTCATGAACCACAAGGTCGACGGGGTGCGCAAATTCGCCACGGCCACACTGGCTCTCGCCGACATCAAGCAGACCGCCAAACACCTCGGCGTCACGCTCAACGATCTGGTGCTGGCGCTGTCGGCCGGAGCGCTGCGGCAGCTCTCGCTGCGCTACGACGGCCACGCCGACCACCCGCTGCTGGCGTCGGTGCCGGTCAGCTTCGACTTCAACCCAGACCGGATCTCGGGCAACTACTTCACCGGTGTGCTGGTGTGCATCCCGGTTCAGGTCGAGGATCCACTGCAGCGGGTGCAGGAGTGCCACAAGGCCGCGGCGTCGGCCAAGGAGGGACATCACCTGATCGGTCCCGAACTGGTCAGCCGGTGGTCGTCGTACTTCCCGCCGGCGCCGGCCGAGGCGCTGTTCCGTTGGCTGGCCAACAAAGACGGTCAGAACAAGGTGCTCAACCTGCCGATCTCCAATGTGCCCGGCCCACGGGAACGGGGCCGGGTCGGGGGCGCACTGGTGACCGAGATCTATTCGGTCGGCCCGTTGACCACCGGCAGCGGACTGAACATCACCGTCTGGAGCTACGTCGACCAGCTGAACATCTCGGTGCTCTCCGACGGTGCGACGCTGGAGGACCCCCACGAGCTGACCGACGCCATGGTCGAGGCATTCGTCGAGATCCGCACGGCCGCAGGACTTTCCGACGAGTTGACGGTGGTCGAGACGGCGATGGCGCCGTAG
- a CDS encoding acyl-CoA dehydrogenase gives MRKSALAITDDHIALAESAQGRLDRSGSRAAARATLEDGPAHPADLWRAAADLGWHGLAVAEQFGGAGFGLSELAVVLEMQGRDLTPGPFLPSVAASVVLDRCAGDDVRAELLPGLSSGATVAALGLTGTLTVGADGSVTGKCPAVLGAPDADLLVLVAGEDVVVLDAKDAGVTVTALDGIDTTRSIGTVAVRDVHVPAGRVLTGAARRAQTVFRILGAAEAAGVGWACLDMAVEYAKVREQFGRTIGTFQAVKHHAANMLVDAEQTTAAVWDAARADDLDSAWFPAAVAASHAIRASVFLAQNNIQLHGGIAFTWEHDAHLYLRRARSLAALLADGTDPLVDIVEAQRSGRARGASFALPAEADEYRAAARAAAAEWAALPPDRRRDFLVDSGYLVPHWPKPWGRAAGTLEQLVIEEEFRDVDIPDMGITGWVTLTIAQAGTDDQRERWVEPVLRGEVMWCQLFSEPGAGSDAAAVRTAAKRVDGGWRVTGQKVWTSLAHLCQWGLATVRTDPDAPKHAGVTMMAIDMSADGVTVNPLRGLTGDSHFNEVFFDDVFVPDADVVGDVNKGWLVARATLGNERISIGGGSGAPTGFSADDLVALLDSAPADVAAAHVRRAGAVIAEAHTLRLLNLRRASRAIAGAEPGPEGNVTKLLVAEQCQRQTELGMDLAGTAAVVGGAPTLTRAYLGNRAMTIAGGTSEITRNTIAERILGLPRDPLLK, from the coding sequence GTGCGCAAATCCGCTCTGGCGATCACCGACGACCACATCGCGCTCGCCGAATCCGCGCAAGGCCGGCTGGACCGATCGGGGTCACGGGCCGCCGCCAGGGCCACACTCGAGGACGGCCCGGCGCACCCGGCCGACCTGTGGCGGGCCGCCGCCGACCTGGGATGGCACGGTCTGGCGGTCGCCGAACAGTTCGGCGGAGCCGGTTTCGGCCTCTCGGAGTTGGCGGTCGTGCTGGAGATGCAGGGCCGCGACCTCACACCGGGACCGTTCCTGCCGTCGGTGGCGGCTTCGGTGGTGCTCGACCGGTGCGCGGGCGACGACGTGCGGGCCGAGCTGCTGCCCGGGCTGTCGAGCGGCGCCACCGTCGCGGCGCTTGGCCTGACCGGCACGCTGACGGTGGGTGCCGACGGATCGGTGACCGGCAAATGCCCCGCGGTGCTCGGCGCACCCGACGCCGACCTGCTGGTTCTCGTGGCAGGCGAGGACGTGGTGGTGCTCGACGCGAAGGACGCCGGCGTCACCGTCACCGCGCTGGACGGGATCGACACCACCCGCAGCATCGGCACCGTCGCCGTGCGTGACGTCCATGTGCCTGCCGGACGGGTACTGACCGGGGCGGCGCGGCGGGCTCAGACGGTGTTCCGCATCCTCGGCGCGGCCGAGGCGGCGGGTGTCGGGTGGGCGTGCCTGGACATGGCCGTCGAGTACGCGAAGGTGCGTGAACAGTTCGGCCGCACCATCGGCACCTTCCAGGCCGTCAAGCACCACGCGGCGAACATGCTCGTCGACGCCGAGCAGACCACCGCGGCGGTGTGGGACGCCGCGCGGGCCGACGACCTCGACAGCGCGTGGTTTCCCGCCGCGGTCGCCGCATCGCATGCCATCCGGGCGTCGGTGTTCCTGGCGCAGAACAACATTCAGCTGCACGGCGGCATCGCCTTCACCTGGGAGCACGACGCCCACCTGTATCTGCGGCGGGCACGCTCACTGGCCGCGCTGCTGGCCGACGGCACCGATCCGCTGGTCGACATCGTCGAAGCGCAGCGCAGCGGTCGGGCGCGCGGCGCCTCCTTCGCGCTGCCCGCCGAGGCCGACGAGTACCGGGCGGCCGCGCGTGCGGCCGCCGCAGAATGGGCCGCGCTGCCGCCGGACCGCCGGCGCGACTTCCTCGTCGACTCGGGATATCTGGTGCCGCACTGGCCGAAACCGTGGGGCCGGGCCGCCGGGACGCTCGAACAGCTCGTCATCGAGGAGGAGTTCCGCGATGTCGACATCCCCGATATGGGAATCACCGGATGGGTGACGCTGACGATCGCCCAGGCCGGCACGGACGATCAGCGTGAGCGCTGGGTGGAACCGGTACTGCGCGGTGAGGTGATGTGGTGCCAGCTGTTCTCCGAACCCGGCGCCGGATCGGATGCGGCGGCGGTGCGGACCGCCGCCAAACGCGTCGACGGCGGCTGGCGGGTGACCGGGCAGAAGGTGTGGACGAGCCTGGCCCACCTGTGCCAGTGGGGTCTGGCCACGGTGCGCACCGATCCGGACGCGCCCAAACACGCCGGGGTGACGATGATGGCCATCGACATGTCCGCCGACGGTGTGACGGTCAACCCGCTGCGCGGCCTCACCGGCGACTCCCACTTCAACGAGGTGTTCTTCGACGACGTGTTCGTGCCCGACGCCGACGTGGTCGGTGACGTGAACAAGGGCTGGCTGGTGGCCCGCGCGACGCTGGGCAACGAGCGAATCTCGATCGGCGGCGGCTCCGGTGCGCCGACCGGGTTCTCGGCCGACGACCTGGTGGCACTGCTCGACAGCGCACCCGCCGACGTCGCCGCCGCGCACGTGCGGCGCGCCGGTGCGGTGATCGCCGAGGCCCATACGCTGCGGCTGCTCAACCTGCGCCGGGCCAGCCGGGCCATCGCCGGTGCCGAACCGGGACCCGAGGGCAACGTCACCAAACTCCTGGTCGCCGAACAGTGCCAGCGGCAGACCGAACTGGGGATGGACCTGGCGGGTACGGCCGCCGTGGTCGGGGGTGCTCCGACCTTGACCCGCGCGTATCTCGGCAACCGGGCGATGACGATCGCCGGCGGCACCTCGGAGATCACCCGCAACACCATCGCCGAACGCATCCTCGGCCTGCCCCGCGATCCGCTGCTGAAGTAA